Genomic DNA from Candidatus Koribacter versatilis Ellin345:
ATTCTTCACGAGAGAACCAAACGCCAGTGCCTCGGCCATGCCGTAATCGAGCGGCTTCTTCCCTTCACCCATCTCGCGCCGCTGCTCAAGGAGCTTCGCGACCTTGGGATGAATGTTGAAGTCGGACGGATAGCTCGTAATGCCTTCCGTGATCTTCAGCAGCTCTTCGGTACTCAAACCGGTCGGCACTTCGAGCGATGCATTCCATGGACCGCCCTTGAACGGGTCCCAGTATGACGGCAGGTCGCGCATGGAAGGCTTCTTTTGCATCGCCTTGCCTTCTTTTTGCGCGACGTCCCACTCTGCCTGCACTGCTTCCGCCATCGGCTTCGTATCGGCGCCAATCTTCGCCGCGTACGATTCCGAAATCAGCGGCATATCTTTAATCTTGCGATAGACAATCGGCTGCGTGATCGTAGGATCGTCCACTTCACTATGTCCGTGGCGGCGATATCCGATGAGGTCCACCAGCACATCGCTCTGGAAACGGTCGCGGTATTCCATCGCAATGCGACCGACACGCACTACCGCGTCGGGATCCTCGGCATTCACGTGGATAATCGGCATCTCGAGTCGCTTCGCGATGTCGCTCGAGTAGCGCGACGAATACGCCTCCCGCGGATTGGCAGTGAAACCGATCAGGTTGTTGGCGATCACGTGCACCGTGCCACCGATGTCGAAGCCCGGCAGGTGCTCGAGGTTAAGAGTTTCGGCAACAATGCCCTGCCCTGCGAACGCCGTGTCGCCGTGCATGATCAGCGGCACGACCTTGGGAATCCCGCCTTCCCCAATGCGCTGCTGCTTTGCCTTCACGCGTCCTGCCGCCACGGGATTCACGGCTTCCAGGTGGCTCGGGTTCGACGCAAGATGGATATGCACGGTCTGGCCGTTCGCGGCGTGATAGTCGCCCGTCGAACCGATGTGGTACTTCACGTCGCCGCCGCCCAACACGCTGCGCGGATCCACATCTTCAAAGCCCGCAAAAATTTCTGCCGCCGGACGATTCACCACGTTCACGATGACGTTCAATCGTCCGCGGTGACTCATCGCCATCACGGCCTGCTCAGCGCCATGTTCCGCAGCCGCGTTCAGAATTTCGTGCAGCAGCGGAATCAGCGATGTATTGCCTTCGAGCGAGTAGCGCTTCGTTCCGATGTAGCGCGACTGGAGCGTCTGCTCAAACATGTCGGCACGGACGAGGGCATCGAGCACGCGCCGATGATCAACCGGTCCTGGCTCGCCTTCGAATTTTTCAGCGATCCAGCGGCGACGCTCGGGATCGGCAATGTGCATAAACTCCACGCCGATCGTGCCGCAATAAATCTTCCGAGCGAACTCGGACTCGTCTTCCGGAAACTCGAGGTCAGGATGCGCTACGGGCTTGAAGTACCCGATCGGATCAATGTTGGCCTGGAGATGTCCCCAGCGGCGGAACGCGTCCAGAATGCGTTCTTGTTTCTCGTTTGCCACGTTGATTGTTGCGGTAGACACGAATCAATAACTCCCTTGGAATCTCTACCAATTAGATGGAATAAATGCCCGTTCGATGCGACGGCATCGCCATAAGGCGGAAGTCCCAATGCCCACTATGAACAGTATATAGCGAACCGCAACGGCCAATCCCGCCTATCGCGACAACTCAGGGGGCACCCCGACCGAAGCGGTATTCCACTGGGAAAGCGTGTAGGTGTACTCGTGGCCATTCTCCCGCGAACGCACAACCTGGGGCAGGTTGCTCGCCGCATTGATGCAAACCGTGTACCGCGGCGGCTCACCCACACTCAGAGACACGTCAAACCAGGTGCAGTCAAAGCCATTCGCGGTCATCTTCTCCCCCGGAACGATCGCGCCCTTCCGAATCACCTCATCCAGTTCCGAATACAAAGAACCATCCCAAACCCGTGCCGGGCCTTCGCCGCATCCGATATTCAATTTTCCTGGAATCTTCTTGTCCGCATCTTTGAGGGTCTCCCAATACCGTCCATCGCTCGTGTACCAGGTGCCGTCAAACCAGATTTCGTGCACGATCATGCGGCCTTGGCTGTCGAGCTCTTCCTTCACCGGCCGCATCGTCCACATCATGTCGCGACGCGACAGGCACTCCACCTTCGACAGGAAAAGCGGCGTCCATCGGCCACTTTCATTCACCGACGCATCCTCCTGCCAACTCCACGCCGCACGCACGGCCTCGCGCGACGACTGCAGTTCCTTGACGCCCGGCTTCGGGGGTGCAAGTTTGGTGCATGCAAGCGTCCCTGCCAGCATAGTCATGCCAAAAACGCTCACCGCTAATCGTGAAACGGTAGTCATCGCGTGCAATTTACACCGCCCATCCGCCCCGGCCAACTCGCACGTACGAAATGCATCCGATTAGTGAATAGAGAACTCAAACTGAACCATGCGACTCAAAGGCAAGCACGCTTTGATAACCGGCGGCGATCAGGGCATTGGTCGCGGCATCGCTCTTCGTTTTGCGCAGGAAGGTGCCGACGTGGCCATCGGCTTCCTCTCGAATGATGATCATGCAAAGTCGGCTGTCGAGGAGATGCGTTCGCATGGAGTGAATGCCGCTGCGTTGCAAATCGACGTCAGCAACATCGGCGCGCTGGCAAAGTTCTATGCCGACGCCACCCGAGCCCTCGGCCCGCTCGATGTGCTTGTCAATAACGCCGGCATCGAGAAGCGAGACGAGTTTCTCAAGTCAACCGAAGACGACTTTGATTCGGTGATCGCAGTGAACCTGAAAGGCCCGTACTTTCTCTCGCAGTTGTTCGCGCGCGATCTCGCCGAAGCGAAGCGCCCGGGCAAGATCATCAACATCAGCTCCGTCCACGAAGAACTCCCCTTCCCCAACTTTGCGTCGTACTGCGCGGCGAAGGGCGGCTTGAAAATGCTCTGCCGAAATCTGGCGATCGAGCTTGCTCCGTACGGCATCACGGTGAACAACATAGCTCCCGGCGCCATCAAGACGCCGATCAACGACAAACTCCTGCACGACCCCTCAAAACTAAAGCCCCTGCTTGAGCACATCCCGCTGAAACGGATGGGGACGACGGACGACGTCGCCGGCTGTGCCGCCTTCCTCGCATCGTCCGATGCCGACTACATAACGGGAACAACCCTGGTTGTGGATGGTGGCCTCTTGTTCAACTACCACGAGCAGTAACCGGACACCTGCCCAATTGCACCACCGTAACTCCTTCTAAGGCAATTCTTTCGCCTCCGCCTCACTCGCCCGCGAGTACACTCCGTGGCCTGAAAAATCGTGCCTTCCTCCGAACCCGTCAAGGAGACCAAATGCCCCTTTTCTCCTACCGCCTGTCGTCCTGCCTCCTTCTGCTTGCCGCCCTCCCTGGGTTCTCCCAAACTGCCGCAGAGCCGAAACTCAAAGACGTCGAAGCTAAATCCGGATCCGTCACGATCTATGGTCCCTTCCCCGACGCCGAAGGTCCCGTGACTGCTACTCCCGAGCCAGAAAACGCGGGAGACGAAGACGCCGATGATGGTCCCCACGACGTCGTAGATCCCAACCACGTCACCACCGTCGCCGTGAGTCAAACGAAAGTCTCCGGCGTCGCTATGGCCGGACACACCGCGGTGCTCGCCTCCGAAATGAATGGAGGTCCTGAAAAAGTGCTTCGTGACGAGATCGTTTTTGGAGAGTCCTTGTTCCTGTCACCCAGCCTTCGCAGCCAGGCGCTCACCTACAAATTTCCCGCTGATGCTTCGGAGAGTACTGGCGCCGTGGATCCCGAACTCGCCGTTGGCACCAACGCGGTTGGCGTTCTTACCTGGGACTCTCTCGTTTTCTATTTCAAGTCTGGAAAGCGAATTGAAAGGACTGTGGGCTTTACCGGCGACATCAAACTCCGCGATCAGATCTTCAAAAACCTGATCGTCGGCATCGACAAGGTCCTCAATCTCAATCAGGACGTGAAACCGGGTAAGCTCCTCATGTCCTCATCCACAAGCCAGATCGGCGATGCACGCCTCGCCTTCGACGAGTTTCATCATCGTTTTGTGTTGCTCGCCACCGCCAAGAATCAGAGTGATGCCACCGATTCTCTGAGCATTTCGCAGCGGCGCACCAAATTCTTTCTCGCGGTTTCCTGCAACGAAGATCCCTGGGTGCCTTGCCCCGGAAACCCCCACCAGCACTTCCACGTTTATGGATTCAACGCTGTACCCGGTGACGGAGACTGCAGCTCTCGACAAGAGGAACAGTGCCCGCACTCACCGTTCACTCCCGGCAATGCCGCCGACTATCCCACCCTCGGCATCACGCCGTCGCGCTACATCATGGCTATCAAGGTCGGGCACGCTCCACTGGATGGCGGCGATCACTCCGATCTTTACTCCTACATGATCGCGGTGAATGCAGACGACGTGGGTTTCGGAAGTAAGGCTCCAGAGATCCACACCTTTTGGGATTGGCAGGAAGCCAATGGAAATAATTCTCAAGGGAACGTTGCGGCGGTTGTAATGCACGACCACCTCGCCGCTGGAAAATCGGATGACGCCGGTATGCTCGCCAAGTATGAGGACGGCCAGATCATCCTCACTATGATCTCCGAAACCAATCCGGTGAAATTTCAGTCCATGGCCATCGATCTGCCGAATCTGAATTCCTCAACAACCTGGGTTCAGAAAGGAAGCCCACGGCCTATCAACTATGGCAATGTCTCTCATTTCCCCGTCGAGGCCCACTTCACCAAGGGAACCCTCGTCCTCACTTTCAACGATTGCATCCAGTGGACGAACAACTCCAATGGCTGTGTGCCGTCCGCCCGACTCGTCACCCTCGACATGGCCAACTACCCGCACGGAGTCCATGTCGACATCGATCGCGTCATCGGCTGGCGCAACTTCTTTGACGATCCCCCGAACGCTCTCAACGCCTACGGCCTGCCGGGCGCAGTCATGAACCGCGATGGCAACATCGCCATGGTTTTTGCTCGTACCGGCAAGGATCTTTTTCCCGAGGCGCGTTACAGCGTATTTCTAAAGACCGAAAAAGACATTCGCCCCAGCGCCCTGTTATCGAAAGGAACCGGGCCCTCCTCGCCTTTCGATCCTTTGAACCCGAAGCTTAAGCCGCGTCTTCTCGATACCGCAGGCATCGCGCTTGATCCCTTCGATCGCACTTCTATCTGGATGGCAACTTTCACCGGTAGAGCAGGCACTTCCTGGAAAGTGGCCGTGGGCAAGGTTTTCGGAGAGGTTCACCCGGACCTGGATGTGCACGACTCGATCAAGGTCACTCCGTTCTCCGCTCGCCCAGGCGACACCATTACCGTGGAATGTCTCATCAGCAACGACGGCGACGGCATCGCCAAGAATCCTAAGTTCGATGTTCTGGCCGTCGATCAAAATAACAAACTCACCATCCTCAGTCATCGCGATGGCAACGACTATTCTCCGGGCGAAGCTCGTCGCGTCACGTTTAAAGAGAAGCTCCCCCAGGACCTGCCCCAGGGAAAATACATCATCCGCATCAACGGTTCCCTGGCCCAGAACGAATACCGCACCGACAATGATTCTTCGGAGATTCTCAACTTCACCATCTTGCCGAAATACACCACCGGAGGTGGGCCAACGAGCAAACCCTGATCCTCTCAAACCCCGGTCCTACCGCACCCGAGATGGAGACTGGCTCTTCCAATGCCACGAGCCGAGGAGCGGACTCGTTCGTCCCCCTTCGCGCTCCGTCGTGCCCTTCGTTTGTGCAAGATTTTGTTCGATCACACCTTGCTCTTCCGCAAGTTGAACACCCAGAACGCACCGAACAACAAGATGTGCCCGATGACAATCTCCAGATAGCCCTTATGCAGAGGAAACAGCACGATCACCGATACCGCCAGGCTCGCCAGCCCAGTCAAATATCCCTTTTCATATTCGATATCGCCGATCCGCCAGAAGAGCACCGCAAACAGAATTGCGAACACCAACCCGAGCACAATGTCGAAATAGTCGTATGGATCCATCCTGGGCGCCCTTAAACGAACCGACCATTGGACGCCCAAATCCGCGCAACATCAACTCTCACTCCGGCAGTAGCTGTACATCCATCACCGCGAGCCGCTCTTTCTCCCCGATGATCTCTACCTCGCGAATACGTCCCTCATCCGAAATCGAGAGACGCACAGCCCGGAATAGTTTGCCACGCGGCGCCATCACCACACCGACTTCGCCATCCACCAACACCGTCCGCGCCAAGCGTGCGCCTTCTGCGAATTGGATCGCACCACGAGCCCAAGTTTCGGCGCCGCGAATTTCGATGTCCTTCCCACCAGTCGCTGAGAATTTATCAATGCGCACCACGACATTAGGATCGAGCACCGAGACCAATCCTTCAAAGTCCCTCGCCCGCAGCGCCGTAAGAAACGCATCCACCACTCGCCGATGCGCATTGAGCACGTTGCGTTCAATCGCCGGCGGCCCCTGAACTCTGCGACGCGCGCGGCTCGCAAGCTGACGCACCGCAGCCGGCGTCTTGTCCAACACCGCCGCAACTTCCTCGAACGACTGCCCGAACAAATCATGCAAAACAAACGCCAGCCGCTCCGCCGGACTCAGCCGGTCCAGCACCACCAGCAGCGCGATTCCTACCGAGTCTGCGAGCATCGCTTCCTGCTCTGGATTGTTTCTTTTTTGAGTCGACGCGACCGGCTCCGTAACTTCTGTATCCAGCGCTTCCTCGCGCCGCGCTTTCCGCGAGCGCAGCGTGTCCAGACATACCCGCGCCACCACCGTCGTCAGCCACGCATTCAGGTTATTCACCTGTTGCGTGTCCGCGCGATTCAGGCGCAGCCATGCTTCCTGCACAGCATCCTCGGCCTCAGTCGCCGAGCCCAGCATCCGGTACGCCACCGCGCGCAAATGACTGCGGTTCTCTTCAAATCGTTCTGCGAGGAATTTTTTCTCGTCCATCTGTCACAT
This window encodes:
- a CDS encoding sigma-70 family RNA polymerase sigma factor yields the protein MDEKKFLAERFEENRSHLRAVAYRMLGSATEAEDAVQEAWLRLNRADTQQVNNLNAWLTTVVARVCLDTLRSRKARREEALDTEVTEPVASTQKRNNPEQEAMLADSVGIALLVVLDRLSPAERLAFVLHDLFGQSFEEVAAVLDKTPAAVRQLASRARRRVQGPPAIERNVLNAHRRVVDAFLTALRARDFEGLVSVLDPNVVVRIDKFSATGGKDIEIRGAETWARGAIQFAEGARLARTVLVDGEVGVVMAPRGKLFRAVRLSISDEGRIREVEIIGEKERLAVMDVQLLPE
- a CDS encoding SDR family NAD(P)-dependent oxidoreductase yields the protein MRLKGKHALITGGDQGIGRGIALRFAQEGADVAIGFLSNDDHAKSAVEEMRSHGVNAAALQIDVSNIGALAKFYADATRALGPLDVLVNNAGIEKRDEFLKSTEDDFDSVIAVNLKGPYFLSQLFARDLAEAKRPGKIINISSVHEELPFPNFASYCAAKGGLKMLCRNLAIELAPYGITVNNIAPGAIKTPINDKLLHDPSKLKPLLEHIPLKRMGTTDDVAGCAAFLASSDADYITGTTLVVDGGLLFNYHEQ
- a CDS encoding 2-oxoglutarate dehydrogenase E1 component; its protein translation is MSTATINVANEKQERILDAFRRWGHLQANIDPIGYFKPVAHPDLEFPEDESEFARKIYCGTIGVEFMHIADPERRRWIAEKFEGEPGPVDHRRVLDALVRADMFEQTLQSRYIGTKRYSLEGNTSLIPLLHEILNAAAEHGAEQAVMAMSHRGRLNVIVNVVNRPAAEIFAGFEDVDPRSVLGGGDVKYHIGSTGDYHAANGQTVHIHLASNPSHLEAVNPVAAGRVKAKQQRIGEGGIPKVVPLIMHGDTAFAGQGIVAETLNLEHLPGFDIGGTVHVIANNLIGFTANPREAYSSRYSSDIAKRLEMPIIHVNAEDPDAVVRVGRIAMEYRDRFQSDVLVDLIGYRRHGHSEVDDPTITQPIVYRKIKDMPLISESYAAKIGADTKPMAEAVQAEWDVAQKEGKAMQKKPSMRDLPSYWDPFKGGPWNASLEVPTGLSTEELLKITEGITSYPSDFNIHPKVAKLLEQRREMGEGKKPLDYGMAEALAFGSLVKNGVPVRLTGQDSKRGTFNQRHAVLIDIEDEHEYVPLANLAPNQAWIEIYSSELSEAAVMGFEYGFARDFPEALVMWEAQFGDFANGAQIIIDQFLVAGEDKWDLLSGVVLLLPHGHEGQGPEHSSARIERYLQLCARDNMQVCQPSNAAQYFHLLRRQALRKWRKPLVCFTPKSMLRHPEAVSPLSDLTKPHFETVVPDHEVQNAERLLLCTGKIGHELRMERRRRRDTSTAILSLDQIYPFPENELEAALAQHPNARDFVWVQEEPANMGALSFVEPRLHRIIGPGVRTIKRAASATPATGSHKAHELEQKTLLNMAFTSIKN